In Alkalihalobacillus sp. TS-13, the following are encoded in one genomic region:
- a CDS encoding bifunctional UDP-sugar hydrolase/5'-nucleotidase, with protein MSIQKLHLYHVNDLHSHLEQWPRIMGFLKNQQQIHEEKDELFLRFDIGDHADRFHPITEGTAGQGNVLLMNEADFLNATIGNNEGITFSKEQLDHLYDEANFQVLVANLKEKNGQLPKWAKPYQIHALQNGLKIGVVGVTAPYIAYYNQLGWKIQDPYEALIESVKQIRNQVDILILLSHLGLEADKQISTEMDDIDIILGAHTHHVLPNGLHANDTSIGQAGKFGVYIGHMELEWNEDLGKIEYIKARCVDLQEYEADMNSEQLLAQLSEQANERLSEVVTELDRPLDLEWFGPSAFTSLLAEAIREWCDSEISMINAGLLLEPLKAGPVTKGDLHRVCPHPINPCKIMLKGEYLKEMIHHAMTKELEHREVKGLGFRGKVMGRMIFDGVEIMGKDMADGEYHVKSISINGQPLDSEKIYAIGAIDMLTFGRLLPSVHYAEEKIFYLPEMLRDVLAWKLKTFER; from the coding sequence ATGAGCATTCAAAAGCTCCATCTGTATCATGTGAATGATCTACATAGCCATCTTGAGCAATGGCCGAGGATCATGGGGTTCTTGAAGAATCAGCAACAGATTCACGAAGAGAAAGATGAACTTTTTTTGCGTTTCGATATTGGAGACCATGCGGATCGTTTTCATCCGATTACAGAAGGAACAGCAGGCCAGGGGAATGTGTTATTGATGAATGAAGCTGATTTTCTAAATGCAACAATCGGTAATAATGAAGGGATCACGTTTTCGAAGGAACAACTGGATCATCTATATGATGAAGCAAACTTTCAAGTGCTCGTTGCGAATTTGAAAGAGAAAAACGGACAGCTGCCGAAATGGGCAAAACCGTACCAAATCCATGCCCTTCAAAACGGCTTGAAAATCGGCGTGGTAGGTGTGACCGCTCCGTATATAGCCTATTACAATCAGCTTGGATGGAAGATTCAGGATCCTTATGAAGCGCTCATAGAGTCCGTAAAACAGATTCGGAACCAGGTCGATATTCTTATATTGCTTTCACACCTTGGATTAGAAGCGGATAAACAGATTTCAACTGAAATGGATGACATTGATATCATATTAGGCGCTCATACGCATCATGTCCTTCCAAATGGTTTACACGCTAACGATACGAGTATCGGGCAGGCAGGAAAATTCGGTGTTTACATCGGTCACATGGAACTTGAATGGAATGAAGACTTAGGAAAAATTGAATATATTAAAGCTCGATGCGTCGACCTGCAGGAGTATGAGGCTGATATGAATAGTGAACAGCTTCTTGCCCAATTGAGTGAACAAGCCAATGAACGTTTATCTGAGGTCGTGACGGAACTAGATCGCCCGCTCGATTTGGAGTGGTTCGGACCTTCTGCTTTTACAAGTTTATTAGCGGAAGCAATCAGAGAATGGTGTGATTCGGAAATCAGCATGATCAATGCAGGATTGTTGCTGGAACCATTAAAAGCAGGACCCGTTACGAAAGGGGATCTCCATCGTGTGTGTCCCCATCCAATCAATCCATGTAAAATCATGCTGAAAGGCGAATATCTGAAAGAAATGATTCATCACGCTATGACCAAGGAATTGGAACACCGCGAAGTCAAAGGACTGGGATTTCGCGGGAAAGTGATGGGACGAATGATTTTCGATGGTGTAGAAATCATGGGGAAAGACATGGCTGATGGCGAGTATCACGTAAAAAGCATTTCAATAAATGGGCAACCTTTGGATTCAGAAAAAATATACGCCATTGGTGCCATTGATATGCTTACATTCGGCCGTTTGCTTCCATCTGTCCATTATGCAGAGGAAAAAATCTTCTACTTACCGGAAATGCTTAGGGATGTCCTTGCTTGGAAGTTAAAAACCTTTGAAAGATAG
- a CDS encoding M23 family metallopeptidase — protein sequence MKKFVLLVIFIIGVSIGTTEIAEAKKTYQKEDVGRYALYHKMEALTSIPWYYLGAIDQYERSIRRAQKDLPEEEGLIGIYYSPIQWVGPLNTNLDDTNASTISLFGGIGLDGNNDGKADRNNDEDVLYTFAHYLQAYGFDEENIKIGLWDYYHRDKTVDIIMGIAKVYREYQTLSLNERAFPVPIRANYSFRNTWGDRRGFGGLRIHEGTDIFADYGVPVRATTYGIVEIAGWNRFGGWRVGIRDLNNVYHYYAHLKGFEKGIGKGSVVKPGQTIGYVGSSGYGPPGTAGKFPPHLHYGMYRDNGYNEWSFDPYPYLKAWERQDRNKK from the coding sequence ATGAAAAAATTTGTATTGTTAGTCATTTTCATAATAGGTGTAAGCATTGGAACAACTGAAATAGCTGAAGCAAAAAAGACATATCAGAAAGAAGATGTTGGGCGTTACGCGCTTTATCATAAAATGGAGGCACTCACCTCCATTCCATGGTATTACTTAGGGGCGATCGATCAATATGAACGATCGATAAGGCGTGCCCAAAAAGACCTTCCAGAAGAAGAAGGGTTGATCGGCATTTACTATTCACCCATACAATGGGTAGGTCCATTAAACACAAATTTGGATGATACGAATGCATCGACCATTTCATTATTCGGCGGCATAGGGCTTGATGGAAATAACGATGGAAAAGCAGATCGAAATAATGATGAGGATGTGTTATATACATTTGCTCATTATCTGCAGGCATACGGTTTTGATGAAGAAAACATTAAAATCGGTTTGTGGGATTACTACCATCGTGATAAAACCGTCGACATCATAATGGGAATAGCCAAGGTTTACCGTGAGTACCAAACCTTGAGTCTTAATGAGCGTGCATTTCCTGTTCCGATCAGAGCTAACTATAGCTTCCGTAACACATGGGGGGACCGCCGGGGATTTGGTGGACTTCGTATCCATGAAGGAACCGATATTTTTGCGGATTACGGTGTACCTGTAAGAGCAACGACTTATGGCATCGTAGAAATCGCAGGTTGGAACCGTTTTGGAGGATGGCGGGTGGGGATTCGTGACTTGAACAACGTCTACCATTATTACGCGCATCTGAAGGGTTTCGAAAAAGGAATTGGGAAAGGCTCTGTGGTCAAGCCGGGCCAAACGATTGGTTACGTTGGGAGCTCTGGATATGGACCACCAGGGACTGCTGGTAAATTCCCTCCGCATCTTCATTATGGTATGTATCGTGACAATGGTTATAACGAATGGTCATTCGACCCTTATCCCTACCTCAAAGCATGGGAACGTCAAGACCGTAATAAAAAATAA
- the lipA gene encoding lipoyl synthase: MAKKEEHIRKPEWLKIKLNTNENYTGLKKMMREKNLHTVCEEARCPNIHECWAVRKTATFMILGDVCTRACRFCAVKTGLPNELDLKEPERVAESVKLMGLKHAVITAVARDDLKDGGSGVYAETVRAVRRANPFCTVEVLPSDMMGKYENLKTLMDARPDILNHNIETVERLTPRVRARATYERSLEFLRRAKEMQPDIPTKSSIMVGLGETKEEIIQTMDDLRANNVDIMTIGQYLQPTKKHLKVQKYYHPDEFAELKEIAMSKGFSHCESGPLVRSSYHADEQVNAASKQRQQEAK, from the coding sequence ATGGCGAAAAAAGAAGAACATATTCGAAAGCCCGAATGGCTTAAGATCAAATTAAATACAAATGAAAACTACACTGGTCTTAAAAAGATGATGCGCGAGAAGAACTTACATACGGTTTGTGAAGAAGCGCGTTGCCCAAATATCCACGAGTGTTGGGCGGTTCGTAAAACAGCTACATTCATGATCCTAGGTGATGTATGTACACGTGCTTGCCGTTTTTGTGCTGTCAAGACTGGTTTGCCTAATGAACTGGATTTGAAAGAACCAGAACGTGTTGCTGAATCTGTCAAATTGATGGGACTTAAGCATGCTGTCATCACAGCGGTTGCTCGTGACGATTTGAAGGATGGCGGTTCGGGGGTTTATGCTGAAACGGTACGTGCTGTGCGCCGTGCAAATCCTTTCTGTACAGTTGAGGTACTTCCATCTGACATGATGGGGAAATATGAAAACTTGAAGACCCTTATGGATGCCCGTCCTGACATCTTGAATCATAATATTGAAACTGTTGAAAGATTGACACCAAGGGTCCGTGCACGTGCGACATATGAACGTTCTCTTGAATTCTTGCGTCGGGCGAAAGAAATGCAGCCGGATATTCCGACAAAATCAAGTATTATGGTGGGACTAGGGGAAACGAAGGAAGAGATCATTCAAACGATGGACGACCTTCGTGCTAACAATGTTGATATCATGACAATTGGACAATATCTCCAACCAACAAAAAAGCACTTGAAAGTTCAGAAGTATTATCATCCGGATGAGTTTGCAGAGCTTAAAGAAATCGCGATGTCGAAAGGCTTCAGCCATTGCGAATCTGGTCCATTAGTACGTTCGTCTTACCATGCAGATGAGCAAGTCAACGCAGCATCGAAACAACGTCAACAAGAAGCGAAATAA
- a CDS encoding methionine/alanine import family NSS transporter small subunit, translating into MTGGAITMMVIGMVVLWGGLAASIANAVKTSKQK; encoded by the coding sequence ATGACTGGTGGAGCAATTACAATGATGGTCATCGGAATGGTTGTCCTTTGGGGAGGTTTAGCTGCAAGCATTGCGAATGCGGTGAAAACGTCCAAGCAAAAATAA
- a CDS encoding YunC family protein, with the protein MITVTPIEIDGHLFTGVTVALPKTNFMSISNDKGYIMCGALDVALLNEKLAERKIIAGRAVGVRTLDQLLEAPLESVTLEAEAIGITKGTSGRDALLKMAKS; encoded by the coding sequence ATGATTACGGTCACTCCTATCGAAATCGATGGGCATCTGTTTACAGGCGTGACGGTGGCATTACCGAAAACCAACTTCATGTCAATCAGCAATGACAAAGGATATATCATGTGTGGTGCACTTGATGTTGCGTTGCTGAATGAAAAATTGGCTGAGCGGAAAATAATCGCAGGGCGGGCTGTAGGTGTACGAACCCTCGATCAACTATTGGAAGCTCCGTTAGAGTCCGTTACGTTAGAAGCCGAAGCAATTGGTATCACTAAAGGTACAAGTGGACGTGATGCGCTGCTTAAAATGGCTAAGTCATGA
- the yunB gene encoding sporulation protein YunB codes for MWRIRRRPRKRPLPFQYVFIISFIIFTLLTAQALWLVDKGIEPTLMQIAETETADMAQLAIQSAVKNRIVDAGKTDGLINVTLDNEGKVALVGTDPKVVNEVQSLATANVQSLLEQIEQGKKPDFANFAGIEVNREDEFSNGIFTEIPLGRATDNALLANLGPNIPVRFRVIGSVESSWHETTENAGINTIHLRGWIEVIVRTQIVVPFETKERVIKTNVMLVSQLIPQDVPYYYHKGDGSSGAQPVIPINPQVDIENKNNDDNNQENSNEAEKKKEENTN; via the coding sequence ATGTGGAGAATACGGAGGCGTCCCCGAAAACGACCTCTTCCATTTCAATATGTCTTCATCATATCGTTCATCATATTCACTTTATTGACCGCACAGGCATTGTGGCTTGTAGATAAAGGAATCGAGCCTACACTCATGCAGATTGCAGAAACAGAGACCGCAGATATGGCTCAACTTGCAATCCAAAGTGCTGTTAAAAACAGGATTGTAGATGCCGGTAAAACGGACGGTCTCATCAATGTCACCTTAGATAATGAAGGCAAGGTTGCATTGGTCGGGACCGATCCAAAAGTCGTCAATGAGGTCCAATCTCTCGCAACTGCTAATGTTCAATCTTTGCTTGAACAGATTGAACAAGGAAAAAAGCCGGATTTTGCAAACTTTGCTGGTATTGAAGTCAACAGAGAAGATGAATTTTCTAACGGTATTTTCACTGAAATCCCCTTAGGACGAGCGACGGATAATGCTTTACTTGCCAACCTCGGACCAAATATACCGGTGCGTTTCCGAGTCATCGGAAGTGTGGAATCAAGCTGGCATGAAACAACAGAGAATGCAGGCATCAATACGATTCATTTACGGGGATGGATCGAAGTCATAGTAAGGACCCAAATTGTTGTTCCGTTTGAAACAAAAGAAAGAGTAATTAAAACGAATGTTATGTTAGTTTCTCAATTAATACCTCAGGATGTGCCGTATTACTACCATAAAGGGGATGGCAGCTCAGGTGCTCAGCCAGTCATACCAATCAATCCGCAGGTAGATATCGAAAACAAGAACAATGATGATAATAACCAAGAAAACAGTAATGAAGCAGAAAAGAAAAAAGAAGAGAACACCAATTGA
- a CDS encoding YhcN/YlaJ family sporulation lipoprotein, with protein MKKFIIAGLTFTMLFLPACGMDKGDYDGANGNGMNPTLDVKDRAGTPGKTPQEATDDFGYTRIQSPTDDRRNFGGGPQLDKKQLSNTISRMIMQNRVVRDSATLVTSDRVLIVYDAETDDRERTADMVKRSAMSVVPRWFHVYVSDDTTLFEYIERYKNMDETSTNVKRSIDGLIKEMKKSPQGYTDPDKDGEMEGKGISEGRK; from the coding sequence ATGAAAAAATTCATTATTGCTGGTCTTACATTTACAATGCTTTTCTTACCTGCTTGCGGAATGGATAAAGGAGATTACGACGGTGCAAATGGAAACGGAATGAATCCGACGTTAGACGTTAAAGATCGTGCTGGAACACCGGGAAAAACCCCACAAGAAGCAACGGATGACTTCGGCTATACTCGAATTCAGAGCCCAACTGATGACCGCCGTAACTTTGGCGGAGGACCACAGCTTGATAAAAAACAGCTTTCCAATACCATTTCGAGAATGATCATGCAGAATCGAGTTGTGAGAGATTCAGCTACACTCGTAACAAGCGACAGAGTACTTATCGTTTACGATGCTGAAACGGATGACCGGGAAAGAACAGCTGATATGGTGAAAAGATCTGCGATGTCGGTTGTTCCTCGTTGGTTCCATGTTTATGTTTCAGATGATACAACCCTATTTGAATACATTGAACGTTATAAAAATATGGATGAGACTTCAACAAACGTTAAACGTAGCATCGATGGTCTGATCAAAGAAATGAAAAAATCACCACAAGGATACACAGATCCTGACAAAGACGGCGAAATGGAAGGTAAAGGAATCTCAGAAGGAAGGAAATAA
- a CDS encoding sodium-dependent transporter, producing the protein MENRAQWGSRAGFILAAVGSAIGLGNIWRFPAVAYDNGGGAFFIPYLIALLTAGIPLLVLEFTIGHKYRGSAPLTYHRMNKKAEWIGWWQVFISFVISTYYAVIIAWAISYSIFALNLKWGEDTEGFLFSEYLNLSAPGEVGSLVPGVFIPLLIVWVITLSVLFKGVKKGIEAANKIFIPALVILFLIIVIRAVTLPGAASGLEAFFQPNFDAIWDGKVWVAAYGQIFFSLSIAFAIMITYSSYLPKKSDITNNAFITGFSNSGFELLAGIGVFSALGFMAVAANVPVDEVVTGGVGLAFVVFPQIINQFPAMNELFGFLFFASLVLAGLSSLISIVETYVAGFSEKFGTSRTKAVFVGGGLAALVSILFATQGGLFFLDAADYFINQFGVALVGLVEVVAIAWFLRKLSVFQTHANEISDIRLGGWWKICLGIITPVILGYMMFQLFKQNLMREFPTDSGNYENYSDFFIFYSGWLVAIGAVVVGILFSLKKWNKNTSLDSEKEVN; encoded by the coding sequence ATGGAGAACAGAGCACAGTGGGGCTCTAGAGCAGGATTTATTTTGGCAGCTGTAGGATCCGCAATCGGCCTCGGAAACATATGGCGATTCCCTGCGGTGGCTTATGACAACGGCGGAGGAGCTTTCTTTATTCCGTATTTGATCGCATTGCTAACTGCCGGGATTCCACTATTAGTATTGGAATTCACCATAGGTCACAAGTACCGGGGGTCTGCACCGCTTACCTATCACCGTATGAATAAAAAGGCTGAATGGATTGGTTGGTGGCAGGTATTCATTTCATTTGTGATTTCTACTTATTATGCAGTCATCATTGCATGGGCCATTTCATATTCGATTTTTGCCTTGAACCTTAAATGGGGCGAGGACACAGAAGGTTTTTTGTTTTCGGAGTACTTGAATCTAAGTGCACCGGGTGAAGTAGGAAGCTTAGTACCAGGGGTATTCATTCCATTATTAATCGTTTGGGTCATTACACTGAGTGTTCTTTTTAAAGGTGTTAAAAAAGGAATTGAAGCAGCAAACAAGATATTCATTCCGGCTCTTGTCATTTTATTCTTGATCATCGTTATTCGGGCAGTCACATTACCAGGCGCTGCGAGCGGTTTAGAAGCTTTCTTTCAACCGAACTTTGATGCGATCTGGGATGGAAAGGTCTGGGTAGCGGCTTATGGTCAAATTTTCTTTAGTTTATCGATTGCATTCGCTATCATGATTACCTATTCGAGTTATCTGCCGAAAAAATCGGATATCACAAACAATGCATTCATTACCGGATTCAGCAACTCAGGATTTGAGCTTTTAGCAGGTATCGGAGTCTTCAGTGCTCTTGGATTCATGGCAGTTGCAGCTAACGTGCCAGTGGATGAAGTTGTCACTGGAGGAGTGGGACTTGCATTCGTTGTCTTCCCACAAATCATTAACCAATTCCCTGCTATGAATGAATTATTCGGATTCTTATTCTTTGCGTCATTAGTCCTTGCGGGTCTATCTTCATTGATTTCAATTGTTGAGACGTATGTGGCTGGTTTCTCTGAGAAATTTGGAACCTCTCGTACAAAAGCAGTGTTTGTCGGTGGAGGACTTGCAGCACTAGTTTCAATCCTGTTTGCAACGCAAGGCGGTTTGTTCTTCCTTGATGCAGCAGATTACTTCATTAACCAATTTGGTGTTGCACTTGTTGGACTGGTAGAAGTCGTAGCGATTGCATGGTTCCTGAGAAAGCTCTCTGTTTTTCAAACTCATGCAAACGAAATTTCGGATATTCGTCTTGGCGGTTGGTGGAAGATCTGTCTGGGCATCATAACGCCGGTCATCCTTGGTTACATGATGTTCCAATTATTCAAACAGAACTTGATGAGGGAATTCCCTACTGATAGTGGGAACTATGAAAACTACTCAGATTTCTTCATTTTTTATTCAGGCTGGTTGGTAGCAATCGGTGCTGTGGTAGTCGGTATCCTATTCTCATTGAAGAAGTGGAACAAAAATACTTCCCTTGATTCAGAAAAGGAGGTTAACTAA
- a CDS encoding Na+/H+ antiporter NhaC family protein, with translation MENTIYSLIPPLLALLMVALTRKVLLSLGTGILVGAFMLNNFDILASFTQIFEIVRDLFITQNDAGAWEVNTWNVFILLFLLILGIMTSLIAIAGGSRAFGEWAIKKVKTRVGAQILTIVLGIIIFIDDYFNSLAVGNVSRPLTDRHRISRAKLAYYIDSTAAPVCVISPVSSWGAYIIGLIGGILATHEVAGIGALEAFVKMIPMNIYALSALLLVFATALWNINLFSMKTHEERAVNEGHVLNPDNKAVPGQQIGLPESDKGKVGDLIWPIVALIVGTVAAMLYTGAQATEGNVTLLSMFENTDVAKSLVYGGLFGLTVTIVLFLMKKLPGKHFGTGIWKGIQSMLPAIYILIFAWVIIAIIDEIGTGKYLAGIVDDNINIAFLPVLLFLISGIMAFATGTSWGTFGVMLPIAGEIAAATDISYILPVLAAVLAGSVFGDHCSPISDTTILSSTGAGSNHIDHVMTQLPYALLAAVISSVGFLIIGFTQSVTLSLLVSLVLVIIVAFILKKMNFTSIESPREQN, from the coding sequence ATGGAAAATACAATTTATTCTTTGATTCCACCGTTACTAGCATTACTTATGGTGGCCTTGACGAGAAAGGTGTTGTTGTCACTTGGGACGGGCATCCTCGTCGGAGCATTCATGCTCAACAACTTTGATATATTGGCGAGTTTCACACAGATCTTCGAAATCGTACGTGATCTTTTCATCACACAGAATGATGCAGGCGCATGGGAAGTGAACACCTGGAATGTATTCATCCTTTTGTTCTTATTAATTCTTGGCATCATGACATCTTTGATTGCGATTGCTGGGGGAAGCCGTGCCTTTGGTGAATGGGCGATTAAAAAGGTGAAGACCCGTGTTGGCGCCCAAATCTTGACGATCGTTCTGGGTATCATCATTTTCATTGACGATTACTTCAATTCTCTAGCAGTTGGTAATGTAAGTCGTCCATTGACGGACCGCCATCGTATTTCTAGAGCAAAGCTTGCGTATTATATCGATTCCACCGCTGCACCTGTCTGTGTCATTTCACCAGTTTCAAGCTGGGGCGCGTATATCATCGGTTTGATTGGTGGTATTCTTGCCACTCATGAAGTAGCTGGAATTGGCGCGCTGGAAGCCTTTGTGAAAATGATTCCGATGAATATTTATGCACTTTCGGCACTGTTGCTTGTGTTTGCAACAGCGTTATGGAATATCAACTTGTTCTCAATGAAGACACATGAAGAAAGGGCGGTCAATGAAGGGCATGTATTAAACCCGGATAACAAAGCGGTGCCCGGTCAGCAGATTGGGTTGCCTGAAAGCGATAAAGGAAAAGTAGGGGATCTGATCTGGCCGATCGTTGCGTTGATTGTTGGGACAGTCGCTGCAATGCTTTATACCGGTGCCCAAGCAACTGAAGGAAATGTCACCTTGCTTTCCATGTTTGAAAATACCGATGTTGCGAAATCACTTGTTTACGGCGGGTTGTTCGGATTAACTGTCACGATCGTTCTTTTCTTGATGAAAAAATTGCCTGGAAAGCATTTCGGAACAGGTATTTGGAAGGGGATCCAATCCATGCTTCCAGCCATCTACATTCTGATTTTTGCGTGGGTGATCATTGCCATCATCGATGAAATCGGCACAGGAAAATATTTAGCTGGGATTGTAGATGACAACATTAATATTGCGTTCCTGCCTGTATTGCTGTTCTTGATCTCTGGAATCATGGCTTTTGCTACAGGTACTTCGTGGGGGACGTTTGGTGTCATGCTTCCGATAGCTGGTGAAATTGCAGCAGCGACTGACATTAGTTATATCCTTCCTGTACTGGCGGCAGTTCTTGCAGGATCCGTTTTCGGTGACCATTGTTCACCAATATCCGATACGACGATCCTTTCATCAACGGGGGCGGGAAGCAATCATATCGATCATGTGATGACCCAATTGCCATATGCGCTATTGGCTGCTGTCATCAGTTCGGTCGGATTCCTTATCATTGGTTTTACACAAAGCGTCACGTTGTCACTGCTGGTATCACTTGTGCTCGTGATCATTGTGGCTTTCATATTGAAGAAGATGAACTTCACAAGTATCGAATCACCGCGAGAACAAAACTAA
- a CDS encoding DUF3055 domain-containing protein has translation MTERFFLYDDVEETKTRFVSFMGENQRFDLAITKTDRHYGKPLVLDIQGGRFAIIGPDDLEEPGYLEHAFNLNEEDAHELREFLEEEVLS, from the coding sequence ATGACTGAACGATTCTTTTTATACGATGATGTTGAAGAAACGAAAACACGATTTGTAAGCTTCATGGGGGAAAATCAACGATTCGATCTTGCGATTACGAAAACGGATCGACATTATGGAAAACCGCTTGTTTTGGATATCCAGGGAGGACGTTTCGCCATCATCGGGCCGGACGATTTAGAAGAACCGGGTTACTTGGAGCATGCGTTCAACTTGAATGAAGAAGATGCACATGAACTTCGGGAATTTTTAGAAGAAGAGGTCCTTTCATAA